AaagtatatttatatttaaaactaTAATCCTTAGTTGCTGATGAATCCATCCTTTTAGTTAAGTTGTGAGCAGGTAAAACTCCAGCTGGTGATCGAACACAATGAATCTTGGGATATCCTGTGAAGGATCCACCTGATGCATCCTTCGCAGCCATGGAAAAGAAGGACGCATTTGAAGAAGTCTTCACATGTTACTGAATTCGGCAATCAGATGCAGCCTCTTAATCAAGacacagatttagttttttattatttttattacactCTGATGAATTAATCAAAAGTCTCTCCTCACATCGCTGCAGGACTTTGGGCCTAAAGTGAACTTCAAGAAAAGGAAAGTACGTGTCAGCACCTTCAGTGGACTTCCTGCTTCGAGCCAGAAGCTTGTCCTCCGGATGCAGCAGGAGCCGACCCTCACAGGCTTCCAGCCGGTGGAGCAGTGCAACCTGGACTATGATCCTGAGCGGGGCTCGGCCATCGACCCGCACCTGGACGACTCGTGGCTGTGGGGGGAGCGGCTGGTCACCGTCAACATGCTGTCCAACACCACGCTCACCATGTCTCTGGAGGACGTCCACGTAGCGGTACGCCTTCCTCGCAGGAGTCTGGTGGTGATACACGGAGAAGCGCGGCACCAATGGAAACACGCCATCCACAGGGAGGACGTTCACCAACGCAGAGTGTGCAGCACCTACAGGGAGCTTTCTGAAGAGTTCCTCCCTGGAGGACAGCAGGCGGAAATCGGAGCTCAGCTGCTGGATATTGCTCTGAGCTTCAGAGGAAGTCCAGTATAATCAAACAAGAGCTGGGAGTCTAGATGACCTGGACATGTCTTGAACTGTGAAGAAGTGTCTGTTGGAGGACTGAAGGCTTCTGTGCTGGAACTGCATCGCCTCCTCAGGATGTGTGTGCAACGATAAGTCAGAAATCTGCTCCTTAAGTAGCACTGTGAGGTTCTGTATTGTCCTAAATTACATCAAACTGCAGTTATGTATTAAATAATAGACGGGTGCGCTGTGAAGCAAGAGTAACAGCTTCATGAGGCATTTAAAGTTTTCAGCGTTACAAATGTGCCTCAACCTGCCAGATTTCTAAGGTGATttatgctgtggagctagatctccatggtaactgatgctgcccAGCTAACCAGAGAAGCCATTTCACCACAttcaggctttctttgtgtgacTCGACTCgataaaaactaaaacctcagtcagagttaacggGTACCGTTAAGGTTTTTATCAACTTTCTCTGTCAAGTCAGAATTTCTGCTTCATGTAAAAAGAAGCGTTTAACTCATCAtgtgactcttcttctgcacaaaatgaatgatggtgttcagctgcttcaatctacaggttgttttaatggagaacaataaGGAAACTAAAAATTATGTTGGTAAAAATctgctactgcaaatgatgcaagacaggaatgctggtggAAAACtgctaaatgtgtttttaatttttactgaccaatgcagctgattatttctaacaaacagctgcacaataaaactttaaacttcatatatTCAAACATGACATTATATTGACGTGCATGGTGGGCTGATACAGTTAAATATGCTTAcggaaaaaacattttcttttagttgAGAATCTGTATCGTTCGTAAATAATTGTCAGAAAACGATTTAGTTAAGGGAGACGCTTCCTACAGCCAATTTAAATCAGAAACTCTGTCTGAACACAACctgctccacagcatcagttaccatggagacctaCCAGGTTAAACCTTCATGGTACTAAAAACTTTCAGGTCAATTTACCTCCTAGCCTGCTAATCTCGTTTCATAATCCAGAACTCTGATTTTAAgtttgatttttctgttttactgcagACAGATTATAGAACTGATTGGCTTGGTATTTtgcacagagaatattcaatcagtaacaattttactttgatttataacaaaaactaaagtgatTTCCACTCATTTCtcattatgggacagtgtcagacctgcTAGCAAATGCGGTTCTTCAGTGTtatgtttaaatgtatgaagTTTCAAGTATAAGAACTCTAATCTGTCACATTAGTGTGCAGCATAAATAAATTCCCCTACACGATCAGCTCTTTCCTTGCATCATTTACAGCAGCATATGTAACAGTCAAACATATTTCATTATAGTCAACTTTTAATATTCTACAGTGTATAAGATCAGATATGGGGTCTTGTTGCTCCAgagtagaaaatacattttcctaGAGTGTAAAACAACTCATTTGACCAACAAAAATGAGAGTCTGAATTATGTTTCTTCCTATTTTCTTAGTGAATTTCCAGCTCTATGTATATTCTGCAAAAGCAAACATAAACCTACATCTTTGTGAGTTCCCAAACAGCAGCGAGTGAAAAATAAAGCTGTCAGAAAATATGAAGTGCTGTTAGTATGAATGCTGGATTCATATAATGTCACATTCTGTTTGTGATTCTCCCTCTGGTCTCTCAATCAGGTGGAAGGCTTTAATATTCTTCA
This genomic stretch from Acanthochromis polyacanthus isolate Apoly-LR-REF ecotype Palm Island chromosome 17, KAUST_Apoly_ChrSc, whole genome shotgun sequence harbors:
- the alkbh4 gene encoding alpha-ketoglutarate-dependent dioxygenase alkB homolog 4, yielding MMMMAADSSDGAASCACKGIRRCLICESFKGKVQLDATESKIVHHFVYNPELRLAVSEDGSSDSFPFPGVFLWEDFISEKEEKELINTMDQDQWNQSQSGRRKQDFGPKVNFKKRKVRVSTFSGLPASSQKLVLRMQQEPTLTGFQPVEQCNLDYDPERGSAIDPHLDDSWLWGERLVTVNMLSNTTLTMSLEDVHVAVRLPRRSLVVIHGEARHQWKHAIHREDVHQRRVCSTYRELSEEFLPGGQQAEIGAQLLDIALSFRGSPV